One Mya arenaria isolate MELC-2E11 chromosome 7, ASM2691426v1 genomic window carries:
- the LOC128239949 gene encoding uncharacterized protein LOC128239949 — translation MGCHWLSSCFGGKKRAKGSEGRQYECSCTPSAISFIAERARERVVSEADIECIHQRGDNGNNAETTIEDCLRCSDVEIGISQVSWDPSDCKNIKDDQSYGVSMCTDYVDGYKRTSVGSQQTKDINVTENKTAVSEDSTTVVFSSKHTCINLGANSKKCSFRKSVEEQFYHELLLKAQLEFSQSELEDIQNGVEEIVWKILHIFDSKSIGATFSRVIQTGSYYDNTKTCQPDEFDFLAVMEDISGQQFLTKRKCVDRPGYCHLEAKDKTALSDHSFDSSWQLKHSSFRAFFLNLVHTIMRETVNGEIIDKTSGTLTVINYAVAVNGPQCTLRLKWKSRSKDRTLSISVDICPAVEVSDVSELVHENEVADKSLYTEMIKADKCHLIPRPVKSCQFCFKLVFAKADRETIMDLSASHKNCLMILKYLASHVKKAKPRLRKFFNSFALKMAVLHHSFECESERKMDHISQMGGCFMAVLDVLLKGLVKQPPCMPSVFITGHNVWNSTSLRPKQDTHIVMESVRILEDFKEFFYQLASCDSDLETLHCRLIGICIK, via the coding sequence atggGATGTCACTGGCTTTCATCATGTTTCGGTGGAAAGAAAAGAGCTAAAGGTTCGGAGGGACGTCAGTATGAATGTTCTTGTACTCCGAGCGCCATCTCGTTTATAGCTGAACGTGCTCGTGAAAGGGTTGTATCTGAAGCTGATATAGAATGTATTCATCAACGTGGTGACAATGGAAATAATGCTGAGACTACTATAGAAGATTGCTTAAGATGTTCTGACGTTGAGATCGGGATTTCCCAAGTCAGTTGGGATCCCAGTGATTGCAAGAATATCAAAGACGATCAATCATACGGTGTATCCATGTGTACTGATTACGTTGACGGTTATAAACGAACAAGTGTTGGTTCTCAACAAACGAAGGATataaatgtgacagaaaataaaaccgCGGTTAGCGAAGACTCAACTACAGTAGTTTTCAGCTCCAAACATACGTGTATTAATTTAGGTGCTAattcaaaaaaatgttcattcagAAAATCAGTTGAAGAACAGTTCTATCATGAACTCTTACTAAAAGCACAACTTGAATTTTCACAAAGTGAACTTGAAGACATTCAAAATGGAGTCGAagaaattgtttggaaaattttGCACATATTTGACTCCAAATCAATCGGCGCGACATTTTCGCGGGTAATTCAAACGGGGAGCTACTATGACAACACTAAAACATGTCAGCCAGATGAGTTTGATTTTCTAGCGGTGATGGAAGACATATCGGGACAACAGTTTCTGACAAAAAGAAAATGCGTTGATAGACCAGGGTACTGTCATCTTGAGGCAAAAGATAAAACTGCACTTTCAGATCACAGTTTTGATAGCTCTTGGCAACTAAAGCATAGTTCATTTCGagcgtttttcttaaacctaGTACATACTATAATGCGGGAAACAGTCAATGGCGAAATAATCGACAAAACAAGTGGAACTCTGACGGTCATAAATTATGCTGTGGCCGTCAACGGCCCTCAATGCACGTTGCGGCTCAAATGGAAATCCAGGAGTAAGGACAGGACTTTGTCCATATCAGTTGACATTTGCCCCGCCGTTGAGGTCAGTGACGTCAGCGAGCTCGTCCACGAAAACGAAGTAGCAGACAAATCGCTTTACACAGAAATGATAAAAGCAGATAAATGTCACCTTATTCCAAGACCGGTGAAAAGCTGTCAGTtctgttttaaacttgttttcgCAAAAGCAGATAGAGAGACCATCATGGATCTCAGTGCCAGTCACAAGAACTGTTTGATGATCTTGAAATATCTGGCGTCGCATGTCAAGAAAGCGAAGCCGCGTTTGAGAAAGTTCTTTAACTCATTTGCGCTAAAGATGGCTGTTTTGCACCATAGCTTCGAATGTGAGAGCGAAAGAAAGATGGACCACATATCACAAATGGGCGGTTGTTTTATGGCAGTGTTGGATGTTTTGCTGAAAGGACTAGTGAAACAACCGCCATGCATGCCCAGTGTTTTCATCACAGGACATAACGTTTGGAACAGTACCAGTCTAAGACCAAAACAGGACACACATATTGTGATGGAATCAGTGCGCATATTGGAAGACTTCAAAGAGTTCTTCTACCAACTGGCGTCATGTGATTCTGACTTAGAAACACTGCATTGTAGGTTGATTGgaatttgcattaaataa
- the LOC128240046 gene encoding protein NCBP2AS2 homolog, which produces MPWRRFFGAFMNDPRIIQKLADSWPMRRAAKSAVSMYLRGKNHFKDAVDQSKMKSGANTSIGRFTSTFSEEVKKGMKDVSKPQGTIKGTRTSKRQGKR; this is translated from the exons ATGCCATGGAGGAGATTTTTTGG GGCGTTTATGAATGATCCAAGAATAATTCAGAAG CTTGCTGACAGTTGGCCTATGCGGCGGGCAGCAAAGTCTGCTGTTTCCATGTATTTGAGAG gcaaaaatcactttaaagatgcagtAGACCAAAGCAAGATGAAGTCAGGTGCTAATACATCCATCGGTCGATTTACAAGTACATTTTCTGAGGAGGTAAAAAAGGGTATGAAAGATGTTTCAAAGCCACAAGGAACTATTAAAGGCACAAGGACTTCTAAGAGACAAGGGAAAAGATGA